The proteins below come from a single Parazoarcus communis genomic window:
- a CDS encoding FadR/GntR family transcriptional regulator, which produces MEEPAGERLHASGPRDRLSDQLYGKVFEQITSGSIKVGEQLPSEVEISERFGVSRPVVREALLRLRVDGLITSRQGLGTFVSHQPAPRIKTFAKAQDIASYLRCQEVRITLEGDAARLAAERHTDEQLAALVAAHEAFAEGVRSGNLEPAADLDFHARIAEASGNEFYSSLLESIHEAMTGLMRLTLGLTRTASKKRALTVLDEHTAIVAAIRAREGEEARVAMQFHLGQARRRLIDGRRDK; this is translated from the coding sequence GTGGAGGAGCCCGCCGGAGAGCGGCTGCATGCCTCCGGCCCACGCGACCGGCTGTCCGATCAGCTGTACGGCAAGGTGTTCGAGCAGATCACGTCGGGCAGCATCAAGGTGGGCGAGCAGCTGCCATCCGAAGTCGAGATTTCGGAGCGTTTCGGCGTGTCGAGACCCGTCGTGCGGGAAGCGCTCCTGCGGCTGCGCGTCGACGGGCTGATCACCTCGCGCCAGGGCCTGGGGACCTTTGTCAGCCATCAACCCGCCCCGCGCATCAAGACCTTTGCCAAGGCGCAGGACATCGCCTCTTACCTGCGCTGCCAGGAAGTGCGCATCACGCTCGAAGGCGATGCCGCCCGCCTCGCCGCAGAGCGTCACACCGATGAACAGCTTGCAGCCCTGGTTGCAGCCCACGAGGCGTTTGCCGAGGGCGTGCGCAGCGGCAACCTGGAGCCTGCTGCCGACCTCGATTTTCATGCGCGCATCGCTGAAGCCAGCGGCAACGAATTCTATTCCAGCCTGCTGGAGAGCATTCACGAGGCCATGACCGGCCTGATGCGGCTCACGCTGGGGCTGACCCGCACCGCATCCAAGAAGCGCGCGCTCACCGTGCTGGACGAGCACACCGCCATCGTCGCCGCGATCCGCGCCCGCGAGGGCGAAGAAGCGCGCGTCGCGATGCAGTTCCATCTTGGTCAGGCACGCCGTCGCCTGATCGACGGGCGCCGCGACAAGTAA
- a CDS encoding nitroreductase family protein: protein MNAPLPRNAAQLHRTPAHPVDPVFIERWSPRAFTASAMPRSELMTMLEAARWAPSAYNIQPWRFVHAMRQDAHWDDFVGLLDPFNARWARNASALIFLLSDRFMPARDAGPATPSSTHAFDAGAAWAQLALQATMLGYQAHAMAGIMRDEVRTKLAVPDNFEIEIAIAVGRQASPASLPGGLREREVPSTRLALAQIAFAGRFPDPALD, encoded by the coding sequence ATGAACGCACCACTCCCCAGGAATGCAGCGCAACTGCATCGCACACCCGCCCATCCGGTCGATCCGGTCTTCATCGAACGCTGGTCGCCGCGCGCCTTCACTGCGTCGGCCATGCCCCGCTCTGAGCTGATGACGATGCTCGAGGCGGCACGCTGGGCGCCGTCGGCATACAACATCCAGCCTTGGCGCTTCGTCCATGCGATGCGCCAGGACGCACACTGGGACGACTTTGTCGGCCTGCTCGACCCCTTCAACGCGCGCTGGGCACGCAATGCATCCGCGCTGATCTTCCTGCTGTCGGACCGCTTCATGCCGGCGCGCGACGCCGGGCCTGCCACGCCCTCGAGCACCCATGCGTTCGACGCAGGCGCTGCGTGGGCGCAGCTGGCACTGCAGGCCACGATGCTGGGCTACCAGGCGCATGCAATGGCGGGAATCATGCGCGACGAAGTGCGCACGAAGCTCGCGGTCCCGGACAACTTTGAGATCGAGATCGCCATCGCAGTCGGCCGCCAGGCGTCGCCTGCGAGCTTGCCCGGCGGTTTGCGCGAGCGCGAAGTGCCCAGCACGCGACTGGCGCTCGCCCAGATCGCGTTTGCCGGACGATTTCCCGACCCTGCGCTCGACTGA
- a CDS encoding DMT family transporter, translated as MNTSIRPGAPASVASLLHEPSVLLLLTGTLIGLNFPLGKVGAAAGVSPMLWALLISTGASLTLLPVLIARRELAWPSLRVMRYTACSALISFIAPNLLLFSAIPHAGAGYTGLMFALSPVCTVLLAGLCRLETPGRTGLLGIALGLAGAAIVSLTRGAAADAPALGWLLAPLLIPMALAAGNVYRTLHWPHGESPNTLAFWGQAFSSGVLLLLLWLTHGTLPIAELLPAGGAALMQILVAGITFPVSYRLQQLGGPVLLSQIGYVAAAVGLVVATVFLGERYAPATWAGAGVIALGIGVTIVAQLGARRAGNARRN; from the coding sequence ATGAACACATCCATCAGACCGGGGGCGCCTGCCTCCGTCGCCTCCCTGCTTCATGAACCGTCGGTGCTGCTGCTCCTGACCGGCACCCTGATCGGCCTGAACTTCCCGCTTGGCAAGGTCGGCGCTGCGGCGGGCGTCTCGCCCATGCTCTGGGCGCTGCTGATCTCCACCGGCGCCAGCCTGACCCTGTTGCCGGTGCTGATCGCGCGCCGCGAACTGGCATGGCCCTCGCTGCGGGTAATGCGCTACACCGCATGCTCGGCGCTGATCTCGTTCATCGCGCCCAACCTGTTGCTGTTCTCCGCGATTCCGCACGCGGGTGCGGGCTACACCGGGCTCATGTTCGCCCTCTCGCCAGTGTGCACGGTGTTGCTCGCAGGCCTGTGCCGGCTCGAAACGCCGGGCCGCACCGGGCTGCTCGGGATTGCACTGGGGCTGGCAGGCGCCGCCATCGTCAGCCTGACCCGCGGTGCGGCGGCAGACGCGCCCGCACTCGGCTGGTTGCTTGCGCCCCTGCTGATTCCGATGGCACTGGCAGCGGGCAACGTCTATCGAACACTGCACTGGCCGCACGGAGAGTCGCCCAATACCCTCGCCTTCTGGGGCCAGGCGTTCTCCAGCGGCGTGCTCCTGTTGCTGCTATGGCTCACACACGGGACCCTGCCCATTGCCGAACTCCTTCCCGCAGGCGGCGCTGCACTGATGCAGATCCTGGTCGCAGGCATCACCTTTCCGGTGTCTTACCGGCTGCAGCAACTCGGCGGGCCGGTGCTGCTGAGCCAGATCGGCTACGTTGCGGCGGCGGTGGGTCTTGTCGTGGCCACGGTCTTCCTCGGCGAACGCTACGCGCCGGCGACCTGGGCCGGTGCGGGCGTCATCGCCCTGGGCATCGGCGTCACCATCGTTGCGCAACTTGGAGCGCGCAGAGCGGGCAACGCCCGACGCAACTGA
- a CDS encoding LysR family transcriptional regulator, which produces MDALSDVAVFVQVVSRGSFTAAAETLGLSKSVVSKYVTRLEDRLGARLLNRTTRRLSLTEVGRAFFERSQRGLLEIEEAEAEVSRMQGEPRGELRLSSPMSFGILHLAPLLPALQARYPELTVDMVLDDRKVDLVDEGFDLAIRIGELPDSSLVARRLGPCRHVVCGAPAYFARNGVPLSLEDLSQHAAITYRYTNAPDEWHFLAADGGHRQVTVTSRIKMNSSLALREALLNGAGVTLTPTFVVGADIRAGRLRAVLQGYRTMEVSIYAVYPQRKHLSPKIRAFVDFLAEYIKDPPYWDAD; this is translated from the coding sequence ATGGACGCACTCAGTGATGTGGCCGTGTTTGTTCAGGTCGTCAGTCGCGGCAGTTTCACAGCCGCAGCCGAGACGCTGGGACTCTCGAAATCGGTGGTGAGCAAGTATGTGACCCGTCTTGAGGACAGGCTGGGCGCGCGCCTGCTGAACCGCACGACGAGGCGGCTGAGTCTGACCGAGGTGGGGCGGGCGTTCTTCGAGCGCAGCCAGCGGGGTTTGCTGGAGATCGAGGAGGCCGAGGCAGAGGTTTCGCGCATGCAGGGCGAGCCGCGTGGTGAGTTGCGCCTGAGCAGCCCGATGTCCTTCGGCATCCTGCACCTTGCGCCCCTGCTGCCGGCGCTCCAGGCGCGCTACCCGGAACTGACGGTGGATATGGTGCTGGACGACCGCAAGGTCGACCTCGTGGATGAGGGTTTCGATCTGGCGATCCGGATCGGAGAGCTGCCCGATTCATCGCTGGTGGCGCGCCGACTGGGCCCGTGCCGGCATGTGGTGTGCGGGGCGCCGGCATATTTCGCGCGCAATGGCGTTCCCCTGTCGCTCGAGGATCTGTCGCAACATGCGGCCATCACCTACCGTTACACGAATGCGCCGGACGAGTGGCACTTTCTTGCCGCGGATGGCGGCCATCGTCAGGTGACCGTCACCAGCCGCATCAAGATGAACAGCAGCCTGGCCTTGCGCGAGGCCTTGCTCAATGGTGCCGGCGTGACCCTGACGCCCACCTTCGTGGTCGGCGCCGATATCCGGGCAGGGCGGCTCAGGGCGGTGCTGCAAGGCTACCGGACGATGGAAGTGTCGATCTATGCCGTCTATCCGCAGCGCAAGCACCTGTCGCCAAAGATCCGTGCCTTTGTCGATTTCCTCGCCGAGTACATCAAGGACCCGCCTTACTGGGATGCAGACTGA
- a CDS encoding cyclase family protein: protein MNTQMKTTLSAMLLGLALATGSPATHAAQEVGISPWGPQDEIGRLNLMTADSQAAVLARLAGGKSYDLSVEYHIGMPSWQAAGDPHYRIWMTHTPHGNVVADPLGLGQAMNEHVSYTGAAISMYTHMGTHIDALGHFGLDGRIWNGFDARTHLGDRGWTVAGAEKIPPIIARGVLIDVAASKSVDMLPDGYRVTREDLRAALSHQQTRLEPGDVVLIRTGRMRHYDDAEAYMANPPGMGMEAARFLVEESGAMVVGADNLSFESFPSEIEGNYVPLHTYLLAQTGTPIIELAYLEELARDRVYEFAFIGGSLKLRGSDAAPLRPIAIPLR from the coding sequence ATGAACACGCAAATGAAAACCACCCTGAGTGCGATGTTGCTCGGACTCGCGCTTGCAACGGGCTCACCCGCAACGCACGCGGCACAGGAGGTGGGCATCAGCCCGTGGGGCCCGCAGGACGAAATCGGCCGCCTCAACCTGATGACCGCAGACTCGCAGGCCGCAGTGCTGGCGCGACTGGCAGGCGGCAAGAGCTACGACCTGTCCGTCGAGTACCACATCGGCATGCCCAGCTGGCAGGCCGCCGGTGACCCGCACTACCGCATCTGGATGACCCACACGCCCCATGGCAACGTTGTCGCCGACCCGCTCGGTCTGGGCCAGGCCATGAACGAACATGTGAGCTACACCGGCGCGGCCATCTCGATGTACACGCACATGGGCACCCACATCGACGCCCTTGGTCATTTCGGCCTCGACGGCCGGATCTGGAATGGTTTCGACGCGAGGACTCACCTCGGCGACCGCGGATGGACGGTAGCGGGCGCAGAGAAGATCCCGCCCATCATCGCCCGCGGCGTCCTGATCGACGTGGCGGCGTCCAAGAGCGTGGACATGCTGCCGGACGGCTATCGCGTCACGCGTGAGGACCTGCGCGCTGCGCTCTCACATCAGCAAACCAGGCTCGAACCCGGCGACGTCGTACTGATCCGCACGGGCCGGATGCGTCATTACGACGATGCCGAGGCCTACATGGCGAATCCTCCGGGGATGGGAATGGAGGCTGCACGCTTCCTGGTGGAAGAAAGCGGTGCCATGGTGGTCGGTGCCGACAACCTGAGCTTCGAGAGCTTCCCCTCGGAAATCGAGGGCAACTACGTGCCACTTCACACCTATCTGCTGGCCCAGACCGGCACGCCGATCATAGAATTGGCCTATCTGGAGGAACTGGCACGCGACCGCGTGTATGAGTTTGCCTTCATCGGCGGCTCACTCAAGCTTCGGGGCTCGGACGCCGCACCTCTGCGGCCGATTGCCATTCCGCTGCGCTGA
- a CDS encoding NAD(P)-dependent oxidoreductase, which produces MKVCVVGASGKLGQYMVQHALDRGHEVVGVCRERSVGKLDRFKGRITIVPGATNDREVIRKAVAGCDGVLTVLVPWGVQQYSSGTAQAVMDYSSTDARLVFSCGWHISRDGKDRYSWKLKALVAIAGPIARLFRLVELDDQVEACRRIFASTTKWTVVRASDLEEGDSQGLPVWSRHVGDAILESNLTRRVDFALFMVAALENDELIHEAPAIVGCQTPSALAGKA; this is translated from the coding sequence ATGAAGGTCTGCGTTGTAGGCGCATCCGGGAAACTCGGCCAGTACATGGTCCAGCATGCACTCGACCGCGGCCATGAGGTCGTCGGCGTCTGCCGTGAGCGCAGCGTCGGCAAGCTCGACCGGTTCAAGGGTCGCATCACCATCGTCCCGGGCGCCACAAACGACCGCGAAGTCATCAGGAAAGCGGTCGCAGGCTGTGATGGCGTGCTAACCGTACTGGTCCCCTGGGGTGTCCAGCAGTATTCATCGGGCACGGCCCAGGCCGTGATGGACTATTCATCCACGGATGCACGGCTCGTGTTCTCCTGCGGCTGGCATATCAGCCGCGACGGCAAGGACCGCTACTCGTGGAAACTGAAAGCCCTGGTGGCCATTGCCGGCCCCATCGCACGCCTCTTCCGCCTGGTGGAGCTGGACGATCAGGTTGAGGCGTGCCGACGAATCTTCGCCAGCACGACGAAGTGGACCGTCGTCCGCGCAAGCGACCTTGAGGAAGGGGACAGCCAGGGCCTGCCGGTCTGGAGCCGGCACGTTGGCGACGCCATCCTCGAAAGCAATCTCACACGCCGCGTGGACTTCGCCCTGTTCATGGTGGCAGCGCTCGAGAACGACGAACTCATTCATGAAGCACCCGCAATCGTGGGCTGTCAGACGCCGTCGGCGCTCGCCGGCAAAGCTTGA
- a CDS encoding diguanylate cyclase gives MLLVDDLAANIQVLYRIFAEDHEVFMATSGEQALALCDRDQLPDLILLDVEMPGLDGLEVCRRLKANPATRDIPIIFVTAQTDALDETRALEAGGVDFISKPVNPAVVRARVKTHLTMKAQSDLLKAIVFIDGLTGIANRRRFDEAIQTEWRSCRRGGLPLTLFMIDIDHFKQYNDRYGHQEGDACLRRVATAVRLQLGRPHDLAARYGGEEFVCLLPECDLEAGRVKAEEVCAAVEALAIPHAGSATAAVVTVSVGVASAFPQDGSGAEILVAAADAALYQAKSSGRNRVCFKPAA, from the coding sequence TTGCTGCTGGTCGATGACCTGGCTGCCAACATCCAGGTGCTTTACCGGATTTTTGCGGAGGACCATGAGGTCTTCATGGCCACGAGCGGTGAACAGGCGCTGGCCTTGTGCGACAGAGACCAGCTGCCCGACCTGATCCTGCTCGACGTGGAGATGCCGGGCCTCGATGGACTGGAAGTCTGCCGCCGCCTCAAGGCCAATCCTGCCACGCGCGACATCCCGATCATCTTCGTCACGGCTCAGACGGACGCGCTGGACGAAACACGGGCCCTGGAGGCCGGCGGGGTCGATTTCATCAGCAAGCCGGTCAACCCGGCCGTGGTGCGCGCCAGGGTCAAGACCCATCTCACCATGAAGGCGCAGTCTGACCTGCTCAAGGCGATTGTCTTCATCGATGGTCTGACAGGCATCGCCAACCGCCGCCGCTTCGATGAGGCTATTCAGACAGAATGGCGCAGTTGCCGGCGCGGCGGGCTGCCGCTCACGCTGTTCATGATCGACATCGACCATTTCAAGCAATACAACGATCGCTACGGCCATCAGGAAGGCGATGCCTGTCTCAGGAGGGTCGCGACCGCCGTCAGGCTGCAACTCGGCCGACCACACGATCTCGCCGCCCGCTATGGCGGTGAGGAGTTCGTCTGCCTGCTTCCCGAGTGCGATCTGGAGGCGGGACGCGTGAAAGCCGAGGAAGTGTGCGCGGCGGTCGAGGCGCTCGCGATTCCCCATGCTGGTTCGGCGACCGCAGCGGTGGTCACGGTCAGCGTTGGGGTGGCAAGCGCCTTCCCTCAGGACGGCAGTGGAGCTGAAATCCTGGTGGCAGCGGCCGACGCAGCTCTCTACCAGGCCAAGAGTTCGGGCCGAAACCGGGTCTGTTTCAAGCCTGCCGCATAG
- a CDS encoding response regulator — MPLITRNRFLAEWLLLLSGLFIVAAVIGLTLYRDHTAIGVLERDRLATQARVIDKNLGRALLVVDRALIGIRDDLPGWQQERDGMARASHRLRAFADAMRSVRTLLVFDPEGNVVAANRPALLGMNFAHRPYFQRAQADANPDVLYVSPPFETALGVWAMNVVRVIMTADGKFAGIVSATLDPDEIRSQLSAVLYGTDMWAAIAHGDGLQVIMEPDRPGQSGKNLAQPGSFFSRHMASAHPAEVLEGVVAATGELRMMALHTILPEDVPMDQPLVVAVGRDMGVLYGAWRGQAWMGGGLFVLLAGLSVPGLAIDQRRRRRVEAEREQAAAALARSEHFMRSLIDIIPGMVGYWDADLRCGFANIAYREWFGKTPEQMRGIHIQELMHKALFEKNEPFIRAALAGECQHFERTLTKADGSTGYTWAHYIPDVVEDQVRGFFVLVNDITELKQAQLQLEATNAALEKRSVESEAASRAKSAFVANMSHEIRTPMNAVLGLLELLQHTRLDGHQLDYVRKAEGAARSLLAILNDILDFSKVEAGRMQLDDTPFRLDELLRNLSVMLSAALQDKPVEVLFDIAPELPRALRGDPLRLQQVLLNLAGNAVKFTERGEVIVSLRPVETRAESARIEFAVRDTGIGIAAERLQAVFEGFTQAEGSTTRHYGGTGLGLAISQRLVGLMGGELQVESTPGAGSRFHFTLDLLRDEATEQLVQRELDPGRLPKPPHVLIVDDNATARQVLANATQSFGWSTETAASGEEAVERADAAIAAGRPFDIICLDWLMPGLNGWDTAERIRAMEHGPREPVLLMVTAKGREMLEERIAGVDDNPLDGFLVKPVTPSMLFDAIAVATGGESVTTEHQGGAHLLGRPLAGLRLLLVEDNPLNQQVARELLVHAGAWVTVADDGQAALTLAQRAEALFDAVLMDIQMPGMDGYEATRRLRAGGFKVPIIAMTANVLAADRDACLAAGMNDHVGKPIDSRELVATLLRQCGRAEVVAPVVQPAGPLPESPEGFDLGPALARLNGDRRFFAQLARDFVADQGDSADRIDQAWSQGDFTTATRELHTLKGQAAMLGAQPLANLAAETESAVRSGEDAAHHAENLTRLRTLIDTSAASLLTLAEAFDPPQASVEPQPAEPGRVAELFDELVPLLAEHNLRALDVFAALKQAAGGHGERFAELDHAVQRLDFAAARTLVASLRQEGAI; from the coding sequence ATGCCCCTGATTACCCGTAACCGCTTCCTGGCCGAGTGGCTTCTGCTTCTGAGCGGGCTGTTCATCGTTGCTGCGGTCATCGGGCTGACGCTCTACCGTGACCACACGGCCATCGGCGTCCTCGAGCGCGACCGGCTCGCCACCCAGGCGCGCGTCATCGACAAGAACCTCGGTCGCGCCTTGCTCGTGGTCGACCGCGCCTTGATCGGTATCCGCGATGATCTGCCCGGCTGGCAGCAGGAGAGGGACGGCATGGCCCGCGCCAGCCACCGGTTGCGGGCCTTCGCCGATGCCATGCGCAGTGTGCGCACCTTGCTGGTCTTCGATCCCGAGGGCAATGTCGTCGCGGCGAACCGGCCGGCGCTGCTCGGCATGAACTTCGCTCACCGGCCCTACTTTCAAAGGGCGCAGGCCGACGCCAATCCCGACGTGCTCTACGTCTCGCCGCCCTTCGAGACTGCGCTCGGGGTCTGGGCGATGAACGTGGTGCGCGTGATCATGACCGCTGACGGAAAGTTTGCGGGCATCGTCTCTGCCACGCTCGATCCGGACGAGATTCGCTCACAGCTGAGCGCTGTCCTTTACGGGACGGACATGTGGGCGGCCATCGCCCACGGCGACGGTCTGCAGGTCATCATGGAGCCGGACCGGCCCGGTCAGTCCGGCAAGAATCTGGCTCAGCCCGGTTCCTTCTTCTCGCGCCACATGGCGAGCGCGCATCCGGCAGAGGTGCTCGAGGGCGTGGTCGCGGCGACAGGCGAGCTGCGCATGATGGCGCTGCACACCATCCTGCCGGAGGATGTGCCGATGGACCAACCTCTGGTGGTCGCGGTCGGGCGCGACATGGGCGTGCTCTATGGTGCCTGGCGGGGCCAGGCCTGGATGGGGGGCGGCTTGTTCGTCCTGCTTGCGGGCTTGAGCGTGCCCGGGTTGGCAATCGACCAGCGCCGCCGCCGCCGCGTCGAGGCGGAAAGGGAGCAGGCCGCCGCTGCCTTGGCGCGCAGCGAGCATTTCATGCGTTCGCTGATCGACATCATTCCTGGCATGGTCGGCTACTGGGATGCCGACCTGCGCTGCGGTTTTGCCAACATCGCCTATCGCGAATGGTTCGGCAAAACGCCGGAGCAGATGCGGGGCATCCACATTCAGGAGCTCATGCACAAAGCCCTGTTCGAGAAGAACGAGCCCTTCATACGGGCGGCGCTGGCTGGCGAGTGCCAGCACTTCGAACGCACCCTGACCAAGGCTGATGGCAGCACCGGCTACACCTGGGCCCACTACATTCCCGACGTGGTCGAGGACCAGGTGCGCGGATTCTTCGTGCTCGTCAACGACATCACGGAGCTCAAGCAGGCACAGCTGCAACTGGAGGCCACCAACGCTGCCCTCGAGAAACGCAGCGTCGAATCCGAGGCCGCCAGCCGGGCCAAGAGTGCCTTCGTTGCCAACATGAGCCACGAGATCCGTACGCCAATGAACGCGGTGCTTGGCCTGCTGGAACTCCTGCAGCACACCAGGCTGGACGGGCATCAGCTCGACTACGTGCGCAAGGCTGAAGGCGCGGCGCGCTCCCTGCTCGCCATCCTCAACGACATCCTCGATTTCTCCAAGGTCGAGGCGGGCAGGATGCAGCTGGACGACACCCCTTTCCGCCTCGACGAACTGCTGCGCAACCTCTCGGTGATGCTCTCCGCTGCGCTGCAGGACAAACCGGTGGAGGTACTGTTCGATATCGCTCCCGAGTTGCCTCGCGCGCTGCGTGGCGACCCGCTGCGCCTGCAGCAGGTGCTGCTCAACCTGGCCGGCAACGCGGTGAAGTTCACCGAGCGGGGCGAGGTCATTGTCAGCCTGCGTCCGGTCGAAACGCGGGCCGAGTCTGCCCGCATCGAGTTTGCGGTCCGCGACACCGGCATTGGCATTGCGGCTGAGCGTCTGCAGGCGGTATTCGAGGGTTTTACTCAGGCGGAAGGCTCGACCACGCGCCACTACGGCGGCACCGGCCTCGGCCTGGCCATCAGCCAGCGCCTGGTGGGCCTGATGGGCGGCGAACTGCAGGTGGAAAGCACGCCCGGGGCCGGAAGCCGTTTCCATTTCACCCTCGACCTCCTTCGCGACGAGGCGACCGAGCAACTCGTCCAGCGCGAGCTCGACCCCGGGCGCCTGCCCAAGCCCCCGCATGTGCTGATCGTGGATGACAACGCCACGGCCCGCCAGGTCCTGGCCAATGCGACGCAGTCCTTTGGCTGGTCTACCGAAACCGCCGCCAGCGGCGAGGAGGCTGTCGAGCGCGCAGACGCGGCCATCGCCGCCGGGCGGCCGTTCGACATCATCTGCCTGGACTGGCTCATGCCCGGTCTGAACGGCTGGGATACGGCCGAACGCATCCGCGCAATGGAGCACGGCCCGCGCGAGCCTGTCCTGCTGATGGTGACCGCCAAGGGCCGCGAAATGCTCGAGGAGCGCATTGCCGGCGTCGACGACAACCCCCTCGACGGTTTTCTGGTCAAGCCGGTCACGCCATCCATGCTGTTCGACGCCATTGCCGTCGCCACCGGCGGCGAATCGGTCACGACGGAACACCAGGGCGGCGCACACCTCCTTGGCCGGCCGCTTGCCGGGCTGCGGCTCTTGCTGGTCGAAGACAATCCCTTGAACCAGCAGGTCGCGCGGGAACTGCTGGTTCATGCCGGCGCCTGGGTGACGGTGGCGGACGACGGCCAGGCCGCGCTGACACTGGCGCAACGGGCCGAGGCGCTCTTCGATGCCGTGCTGATGGATATCCAGATGCCGGGAATGGACGGCTATGAGGCCACGCGCCGCCTGCGCGCGGGTGGTTTCAAGGTGCCGATCATCGCCATGACAGCCAACGTGCTGGCGGCCGACCGCGACGCCTGTCTTGCCGCCGGCATGAACGACCACGTCGGCAAACCCATCGATTCGCGGGAACTGGTAGCCACCCTGTTGCGGCAATGTGGCCGGGCAGAGGTTGTGGCCCCGGTGGTTCAGCCAGCCGGGCCGCTTCCGGAAAGCCCCGAAGGCTTCGACCTGGGGCCTGCGCTGGCAAGACTGAATGGCGATCGCAGGTTTTTTGCGCAACTGGCGCGCGATTTTGTTGCCGATCAGGGCGATAGTGCCGACCGCATCGATCAGGCCTGGAGCCAGGGCGACTTCACGACGGCGACACGCGAACTGCATACGCTCAAGGGGCAGGCGGCGATGCTGGGCGCCCAGCCGCTGGCGAACCTGGCTGCGGAGACCGAGTCTGCCGTCAGGTCGGGCGAGGACGCAGCCCACCATGCCGAAAACCTCACCCGGTTGCGCACGCTGATCGACACGAGCGCCGCGTCCCTGCTGACCCTTGCCGAGGCGTTCGATCCGCCGCAGGCTTCCGTTGAGCCTCAACCGGCCGAGCCGGGTCGCGTGGCCGAATTGTTCGACGAACTGGTGCCCCTGCTGGCAGAGCACAACCTGCGTGCGCTCGATGTTTTCGCGGCGTTGAAACAGGCAGCAGGCGGGCACGGCGAACGCTTCGCCGAACTGGATCACGCCGTGCAGCGACTCGATTTTGCCGCTGCGCGGACCCTGGTGGCGAGCTTGCGCCAGGAGGGTGCGATATGA